The sequence GAATTCTAAGACAAgaaataattattcattcattgattatttcatttactgtCTATGGAGGACCTACTATAAAAGGCACAGTAGTCATGTAGGATAGTACAAAATATGCAGAAACGCTTATACAGCATGGAGGATGAGTGTGCTAGATCGGAAGAAAAGTGGAAAGTGGGTGAAGGTGGCAGGGGGAACATGATATAGATTTAAAGAAATGCATATAAGTTAGAAGGTTCTCGAAATCCTTCTAATGTTACATTTGACAAAAATAATGCTCAAAGATACTTTACTACCTATGATGACACAGCAAATGTCTGATCAGTGGTTTATTTTCCTATATGCTTCCTCAGTGGTTTACTTTCTTTGTGCATTAACACGAAGAAACTCTACGCAATGGTCTATTGTTCGGATTGTCCTCCACTCCCAGGAATTCTAAGACAAgaaataattattcattcattgattatttcatttactaaatatacatttactgTCTATGGAGGACCTACTATAAAAGGCACAGTAGTCACGTAGGATAGTACAAAATATGCAGAAACGCTTATACAGCATGGAGGATGAGTGTGCTAGATCGGAAGAAAAGTGGAAAGTGGGTGAAGGTGGCAGGGGTATGGAAAGATTTCCTTAGGCAATACTGGAAAGTTCATTGAGACCAGGGTCAAAAGATAGGTGAGCAGGTGGTATGTGAGCACTGAACTTTACCTCAAAAGGGAGGGTAGGGTTAATTTTGAGGTCTTTTGGGGCAAGTGCGAGAGGGAGGTTATGCCTTAGAACAGGAACATCTGATGTGTATAGCATTGCTGCCTACAGCATGCAAgcaagagaagcaggaaaaaaggagacataacagtACTTTGAGCAATCATTATGTCTCTGATTGAGCACATTGTTTTTTGAGTAATTACTGGAAATGGATCAGAGCATTAACCTGAAGTTTCTGTCTTAGGTTTGAGGTCTCCCACAGAGCCCCTGTAATGCCAGTATCCTCTCTATATTTCAAACCTTCTTGACAGTTTTTATGCTTTAAGATAGAAGTTTCATCCATTACTGCCTGTGTATGGCCCCCTTCCTCTTCTCATTTCCCTTGACCTCTTTGTATAAGACACAAAGGCACCCTATCTGTAGACCTTCAGGGACTTTCCCACatccttagggaaaaaaaatgagtaaaaggaaTCAGGAAATTGTGCTGAAAGTTTTTATTAGGCAGAAGCCATACTCTTGAGGGTAGACATTATTTCCCCAAGTTCAGAAAATAGAATCTAGGGAAATATGGTCTTCCAATGGTCACCAAGAAATAGGCCAGGATCTCAATGGTACTTGTGGGCCAAGGCATTAGCCACACCGGCCACCACCTTCTGATAGGCAGTCTGAAGCTCCGGGGTGAATTCCTTGCCAAAGTGGCGAGCCAGCACAACCACCAGCACGTTGCCTAGGAGCTGTGTGGAAGAGATAAAAAGCAAGAGCATGGTTAGTAGAGGGACCCAGCTTAGAGTATTTAAGTCTCATCCCAAACTGTGTCCCTAGGGTATGAGCAGAAAGGTAGCTGAAGTGTAGATGTTACTACTGATGTGAATCCATCCATATCAGCctgaatttatatttagaaatatttctctctttctgccttaatCCAGAacgtgttttcatttttattctttagaaCCATTTCAAGAAGCAATGCAACATTTTATCTCCCTTGCTTCCAAAGGAAGAGATAAGGGGAAAATAttagataacatttttttaactggataaaagaagaaagttttttttttaattagacactcaaaataaagtttgattaaaaaaggagaaggcatcgtagagaacaaacagaggagaagaagaatgaataagagGAGGTGATGGTTGTGAGCAAACAGggtaaaataaactaaaataaacaaaatggtcCCGAGGAGTCCATATTGCTGTAACCACAATACCTCTCTTCCATTCTAAACTGCATCCTGCCATTGAGCCCTCTCCCCATGACACGAGCTtgaccataaaaaagaagaagaaggagaacaTTGAGAGTCCCATAGACTCACCCTGAAGTTCTCAGGATCCACGTGCAGCTTGTCACAGTGCAGCTCACTCAGCGTAGCAAACGTGCCCTTGAGGTTGTCGAGATGCTTCAGGCCCTCACCGAAGGAGGCTAGCACCTTCTTGCCATGGGCCTGCACTTTAGGGTTTTTCATAACAGCATCAGCACTGCTCAGGTCCCCAAAGTGCTCAAAGAACCTCTGAGTCCAGGGGTAGACAACCAGCAGCCTAAGGGGTGAAAACAGCAAAAGGACGGAGGCAGTCGGCACCTGTCAGAATCTCAGGGGATTGCTCTGTCCCCATGTGCCCAGATGCCGTTCACTTCCTTAAGCCTGCCTTGTAAGCTGGATACCTACCTGCCCAGGGCCTCACCACCAATTTCCTCCACGTTCACCTTGGCCCATAGGGCAGTGAGGCCAGACTTCTCCTCAGCAGTCAGCTGCACCATAGTGTCTGTTTGTGTATTTGCTAGTTGTGTCAGAAGCAAGTGTAAGCAGCCGCTAGCCCTGCTCTTCCTTTTatgcccagccctgcctcctgccctccctgcttCTGAGAGCAGATTGGCCCAGGGCACAACACAATTTCATTGGTTTCGGGGAATGTGAGATGCACTCTCGTTCCTCACTTCCCTTCATCTGTGATTGTCTGGTCCAGCGTGTCGGGACTCAGAAACCCTGCTCTCCCTGTACTTACCTCCCAgcttgatttccttcatcagtagCTTCTATAAATATACTGCCAGTCTCATTTATGCATAAATGTTTTAGTCAACATTGTGGAATGTATCTTACACTTTAACCCATCTAACTCTTTCAATTCAAACATAAGAAAACTAAGACCtagaaagcaaaaattttatcAAGTTAACTCTATATGGAGCTTCACTTTGTTTCTAGATATGTTTATAAGTAGTTGGAGTGGATAAATATTTTGCCATGGATTtaactttctttctcctttttataatacTTTGGGTcacaaaattctttcttttcccatcccttcattgaaataaatgtccattaagtgaaagaaaaataataaatattgtctCTCTACCACCTACTGAAATAGGTTTGGCGAGCATAGATTATAATGGGAACAATttaatgagaaataagaaaaatatctgatACCTATTGCATAAGTACTTAAATGTATGATGTGACTAAAGGGAGAATTCAAAGGAATTGCAAACAAGATTTATCTTATTCAGCCTGTTAAAGTCTGACAGTGTTTCTGGGAAAACGCCAAGTGCAGAAATTTCTACAGCTGGGTCCTCAAGAAAAAAGTGGAGTTGGACCCAGGAATGAAGATTCAAAGTGAATTTCACTCTTTTCTCAATTCAAAATCATACTGCAATGACATACAAATATATACCCACCAGCATagctggaaagaaggaaggaaggaaggaagaaaggaaggaaggaaggagggagggagggaggaaaaaaggaaggagggaagaagggagggaacgGAAGGAGTAAGAGAGGGGAAAATAATGGAATGAAAGGGAAGGAGgacggaaaagaatataaagaagaggAGAGATTGACAATTCCAAAATTTCGCAAGGCTGTAgataaagaaaagtttttataCTTTGCTAACGATAGTGTAAaacagtataattgcttttgaaaatatttggtagggctttcctggtggcgcagtggttgagagtccgcct is a genomic window of Physeter macrocephalus isolate SW-GA chromosome 16, ASM283717v5, whole genome shotgun sequence containing:
- the LOC112063602 gene encoding hemoglobin subunit beta-1/2-like codes for the protein MVQLTAEEKSGLTALWAKVNVEEIGGEALGRLLVVYPWTQRFFEHFGDLSSADAVMKNPKVQAHGKKVLASFGEGLKHLDNLKGTFATLSELHCDKLHVDPENFRLLGNVLVVVLARHFGKEFTPELQTAYQKVVAGVANALAHKYH